In the Dehalococcoidia bacterium genome, TTCGTCGACAGCATGGTGGACCTCATCGAGAGCGGCGTCGCCAACGGGTCCAGGAAGAGCTTCCACCCCAACAAGGCCGTCTTCACCTTCGCCGCTGGTAGCCAGCGCATGTACGAGTTCCTGGACGATAACCCGCACTGCGAGGCCTACCCCGTCTCTTACACGAACGACCCGGCGAACATCGCCAGGAACAACAACCTCATCTCGGTGAACGCGACGATCGAGGTGGACCTGACGGGCCAGTGCTGCTCGGAGTCTATCGGCTACCAGCAGTTCAGCGGCACAGGGGGCCAGGCCGACTTCGCCCGCGGCGCCTTCAACTCTCCCGGCGGGAAGAGCTTCATCGCCTTCTACTCGACGGCCAGGGGCGGGGAGGTCTCCCGCGTGGTGCCAATGCTAACGCCGGGGGCAGCCGTTACGACTCCGCGGCAGGAAGTCCACTACCTTGTCTCCGAGTACGGTTGCGCGCTCGTCAAGGGCAAGTCGATTCCGGAGCGAGCGAAGGCGATCATCGGACTCGCCCACCCGAAGTACCGCGACTGGCTCAGGGAAGAGGCGCAGAGGCTCGGCTACCTGTAGCCTCACGGCTCCGGCCACCCGGCTCCGGGGGCGTGCTGCTCCTCGGTGACCGCTGCGCTATGCTCGCGGGGAAGGAGGCCTATGCAGGCCGGCCGCACCCTGAACGTCCTGTGGGCGACCGATGGCAGCGCCGCCTCGCGCAGCGCCGTGCCGCTCCTGCGAGAACTGGTGCTGCCCGTTGCCACCAGGCTTACGGTGCTGACCGTCGGTCCGCACCCGCTGTTTAGCCATGCCCGGCCCGACCCGGGGTTCCTCAGGAAGGCCACGCCAGCCGCCCGGCGATTGGCCCTCGCAGAGGCGCGGGAGACGGCGGAGCGCGAGGCGATGGCCCTCGACCCCAGCGTCCCTGTCGAGCCGATCGCGGCATGGGGCCATCCCGTCCAGGAGATCCTCACGGCTGCCCGCCGGACGAAGGCAGACCTCATCGTGCTGGCGGCGAAGGGGCACTCCGACCTGCGGATCGCCCTACTGGGGAGCGTCAGCGACGGCGTAGCCCGTCTCGCGACGACGCCGCTCCTGGTGGCCCGCCCGGGCGCCGCGGGACCGAGCCGAGTCGTCGTCGGCTACCACGACAGCGTCGCCTCCAGGCGAGCGCTGTCCTTCCTCACACGGCTGAGCTTGCCGGCGAGCGCCGAAGTGGTGCTCGTAACGGCGGTCGAGCCCCTCGCCGTGCCGGACGGGACGCCGGCGGCAGCGAGGCGGCGGCTCC is a window encoding:
- a CDS encoding universal stress protein, which encodes MQAGRTLNVLWATDGSAASRSAVPLLRELVLPVATRLTVLTVGPHPLFSHARPDPGFLRKATPAARRLALAEARETAEREAMALDPSVPVEPIAAWGHPVQEILTAARRTKADLIVLAAKGHSDLRIALLGSVSDGVARLATTPLLVARPGAAGPSRVVVGYHDSVASRRALSFLTRLSLPASAEVVLVTAVEPLAVPDGTPAAARRRLLAEASGADARRREEAAKALEALRAELEAGGRRVETEVAAGPAAEQIDQAARRHRAGLIVVGSRRPAPGAQFSRGQTAERLVRHAHSSVLVVR